From Roseburia hominis, the proteins below share one genomic window:
- a CDS encoding MATE family efflux transporter, giving the protein MKQSLDTRTKLITKSPWPLMIELSVPAVLGMVVVGLYNMMDSIFVGQMVGAAQMGAVSVSYPFTLINAGSAAMLGVGSASVLSRAIGKKDAGTIKKIMGNLVAMVLLLSVIYTAVGMVFTRQLLTLAGAGDNILNYAEKYLRIVFAGSLFVNFFQSANMVIRGEGQLKKAMTIIASGAILNIILDPIFITVLKPYGMGIEAAAYATILSQFLQAAVTLWYFKKKSPNVKIGRIRIDGTLLPRVLAVGVSALLMQILTLAQQTVIYRVASNYGGETSQILLGAALRFWNFSFVPLWGISQGFQPAAGTNYGAKDYDRVKKLTKVFVIAATVLSLVFYVPVELFPDKVLSMFITTPGVAEQGAANFRIMFSTYILQGSFLIAVTLFQSLGKANKATWLVLFRQIILFIPLCVLLPMVGDMGIRGVWLAIALTDAILVVITVSMMISEFRRMPENTRK; this is encoded by the coding sequence ATGAAACAGTCACTTGATACAAGAACAAAACTTATAACAAAAAGCCCCTGGCCGCTTATGATAGAACTCAGCGTTCCTGCAGTTCTCGGCATGGTGGTTGTCGGACTATACAATATGATGGATTCCATTTTTGTAGGGCAGATGGTAGGGGCAGCACAGATGGGAGCTGTATCGGTATCTTATCCTTTTACCCTGATCAATGCAGGTTCGGCGGCAATGCTGGGCGTAGGTTCTGCTTCCGTATTGTCCCGTGCTATAGGTAAAAAAGATGCGGGTACAATTAAGAAGATTATGGGGAACCTGGTTGCAATGGTGCTTCTGCTGTCTGTAATCTACACTGCTGTAGGTATGGTATTTACAAGGCAGCTTCTGACGCTTGCCGGGGCCGGTGACAATATTTTGAACTATGCGGAAAAATATCTTCGAATTGTATTTGCAGGTTCGCTGTTTGTAAATTTCTTCCAGAGTGCCAACATGGTCATTCGTGGAGAAGGCCAGCTTAAAAAAGCAATGACGATCATTGCAAGCGGTGCTATTTTGAATATTATTCTTGATCCGATTTTTATTACGGTGTTGAAGCCTTACGGTATGGGAATCGAGGCGGCGGCCTATGCAACGATTCTTTCGCAGTTCCTTCAGGCAGCCGTCACGTTGTGGTATTTCAAAAAGAAAAGTCCGAATGTAAAGATTGGACGCATCCGGATTGACGGGACTTTGCTTCCCCGGGTACTTGCAGTGGGCGTATCTGCTTTGTTAATGCAGATACTGACCTTGGCACAGCAGACCGTGATCTATCGTGTAGCATCAAACTACGGCGGCGAAACTTCCCAGATTCTTCTGGGCGCGGCACTTAGGTTCTGGAATTTCTCTTTTGTGCCTCTGTGGGGCATCAGCCAGGGCTTCCAGCCTGCGGCGGGAACAAATTATGGGGCAAAGGATTATGACCGGGTGAAGAAGCTGACAAAAGTATTTGTGATTGCCGCGACAGTGTTATCCCTTGTATTTTATGTTCCGGTGGAGCTGTTTCCGGACAAAGTATTGTCGATGTTTATCACAACGCCAGGTGTGGCTGAGCAAGGAGCAGCAAATTTCCGTATCATGTTCAGTACATACATTCTGCAGGGCAGTTTTCTGATTGCAGTAACGCTGTTCCAGTCACTGGGAAAAGCGAATAAGGCTACATGGCTGGTGCTGTTTCGGCAGATTATTCTGTTTATTCCGCTTTGCGTTCTTCTCCCAATGGTGGGAGACATGGGAATTCGCGGTGTGTGGCTGGCGATAGCTCTGACCGATGCAATTCTGGTTGTAATCACGGTTTCCATGATGATCTCTGAGTTTCGCAGAATGCCGGAGAACACAAGAAAGTAA
- a CDS encoding AraC family transcriptional regulator, protein MRKIHIIKDARRLLAEQIKHDGMPERSIMSKDPATNTKGLSAVIPKDNDGYCTVYKMDCTDGLGLMTVYQVYPGIQLIYNDFEATGCEWEGNLDKDILEINHCREGREGSSLPSGSCLYLGEGDLSIHTMDNCSPRMSFPLKHYRGISVVINLKTVTENPPEILSESGIDILKFKEKFCPDGGCFVMRAKDEIEHIFSELYFVPDCLQKPYFKIKVQELLLFLCMVDVSEEKQREHYTSPHVEIVKEIHKKLVGNLQARPTIEELSKEYLINTAALKDTFKGIYGQPIGAYMKEYRIKQAAILLRQTQSTIAEIANKVGYENQSKFATAFRDILKIAPVEYRKQNSSE, encoded by the coding sequence ATGAGAAAAATCCATATAATAAAAGATGCCAGAAGGCTTCTGGCAGAACAAATCAAACACGATGGAATGCCAGAAAGGAGCATTATGAGTAAAGACCCTGCTACAAATACAAAAGGGTTGTCTGCGGTGATTCCAAAAGATAATGACGGTTACTGTACCGTCTATAAGATGGACTGTACGGATGGTTTGGGACTTATGACTGTTTATCAGGTTTATCCCGGAATACAGCTTATTTACAATGACTTTGAAGCTACAGGCTGTGAATGGGAGGGGAATCTGGATAAGGATATCTTAGAAATCAACCACTGCCGGGAGGGGCGGGAAGGAAGCAGCCTGCCAAGCGGCTCCTGCCTGTATCTTGGAGAAGGCGATCTGTCTATCCATACGATGGATAACTGTTCTCCCAGGATGAGTTTTCCATTGAAGCATTATCGTGGAATTTCTGTGGTGATCAATCTGAAAACGGTAACGGAGAATCCACCGGAAATTCTCTCAGAAAGCGGTATTGACATACTGAAATTTAAGGAAAAATTCTGCCCGGACGGAGGCTGCTTTGTGATGCGGGCAAAGGATGAGATTGAGCATATTTTCTCGGAACTTTACTTTGTACCGGACTGCCTGCAGAAACCTTATTTTAAGATAAAAGTCCAGGAACTTTTGTTATTCCTGTGTATGGTAGATGTATCGGAAGAGAAGCAGCGGGAGCATTACACTTCACCACATGTAGAAATCGTAAAGGAAATCCATAAAAAGCTGGTCGGGAATCTGCAGGCACGCCCTACGATTGAGGAGCTTTCCAAAGAATACCTGATCAACACAGCGGCTTTAAAAGATACGTTTAAAGGAATTTACGGACAGCCGATAGGTGCATATATGAAAGAATACCGGATCAAACAGGCAGCCATCCTGCTCCGGCAGACGCAGTCAACCATAGCTGAGATTGCAAACAAAGTAGGTTATGAGAACCAGAGTAAGTTTGCCACTGCTTTTCGTGATATTCTGAAAATAGCACCGGTTGAGTATCGAAAGCAGAACAGTAGTGAATGA
- a CDS encoding LacI family DNA-binding transcriptional regulator, whose product MATLKDVAALACVDVSTVSRALNNTSYVHPDTKKRIYAAAKELGYHPNIMAKALRQGKRHTIGVVVPRLQTTIFAEILQGIETYARDHGYGTLICVTDDKAKNERDCLNRLRNGFVDGIIIAATGRNGRLIRDIKASGISVVQVVRRQEYHISCVDADFEACGYDAVEYLYHKGCRNIGLIAGAQHLYPYKGRYDGYKKAIRQYELSEYVSECSYDVNSFEYGLECANQLLDNVPDLDAIIACVDIQGLGALRAIKEAEKDYQTVRVLSLTGHQIGAMLQTSMTSMEMPAYEMGTKAAQMIIEDIAAPDNQKSGIQHLTVNAILKERETT is encoded by the coding sequence ATGGCTACTCTAAAGGATGTCGCAGCACTGGCATGCGTCGATGTCAGTACGGTATCAAGGGCATTAAATAACACTTCTTACGTCCATCCAGACACAAAAAAACGCATATATGCAGCCGCTAAAGAATTAGGATACCATCCAAATATTATGGCAAAAGCACTCCGCCAGGGAAAGCGGCATACTATCGGTGTCGTTGTTCCAAGGCTGCAGACTACTATTTTCGCAGAAATATTGCAAGGCATTGAAACTTATGCCCGAGACCACGGTTACGGCACTCTTATCTGTGTTACGGATGACAAGGCCAAGAATGAACGTGACTGCTTAAATAGATTAAGGAATGGATTCGTTGACGGGATTATTATTGCTGCTACCGGAAGGAATGGAAGATTAATACGCGATATCAAAGCCAGCGGAATATCTGTTGTACAGGTTGTCCGTAGACAAGAATATCATATCAGCTGTGTGGATGCAGATTTTGAAGCCTGCGGATACGATGCTGTAGAATATCTTTACCACAAGGGGTGCCGTAACATAGGATTAATTGCAGGCGCACAGCATCTTTACCCGTATAAAGGACGCTATGACGGTTATAAAAAAGCCATTCGCCAGTATGAATTATCAGAATATGTCAGTGAATGTTCCTATGATGTAAATAGTTTTGAATATGGATTGGAATGTGCAAATCAGCTGCTGGATAATGTTCCTGACCTCGATGCAATTATAGCGTGTGTAGATATTCAGGGATTAGGCGCACTAAGAGCAATTAAAGAAGCCGAAAAAGATTATCAGACTGTCAGGGTACTCAGCCTTACCGGTCATCAGATTGGCGCTATGCTGCAGACCTCTATGACCTCTATGGAGATGCCCGCCTATGAGATGGGCACAAAAGCTGCCCAGATGATAATCGAAGATATCGCTGCACCTGATAATCAAAAATCTGGCATACAGCATCTCACTGTTAATGCTATACTCAAAGAACGGGAAACCACATAA
- a CDS encoding dihydrodipicolinate synthase family protein → MAKVKNFKTIFPAVSVPLNEDMSINEEEFRVYLRWIKSFYGKGIEGLVCNGHTGEITGLTRAERKRVVEICAEECGDVMTIISGVNCENTQESIEMAAEAKEAGADGILLMPPHMWLRFGMNPDAPFQYIKDVAEGADIDIIIHLYPATSKAFYPVETLIKMCKEIDHVKCIKMGTRVTSIYEHDVRLLRQECPDISLITCHDETLCVSWFPGMDGALIGFAGCVPELICPAREVFANPDKHTLKEAQDWSDRIYHISQAIYGGGQPSGEAHARLKEALYQRGIFSNALMRKPVLPLNREEKDWVALGLERSQLPKVDMDQYK, encoded by the coding sequence ATGGCAAAAGTTAAAAATTTTAAAACAATTTTCCCGGCAGTATCTGTACCGCTTAATGAGGATATGTCTATTAATGAAGAAGAATTCAGAGTTTATCTTCGCTGGATAAAGAGTTTCTACGGAAAAGGAATTGAAGGACTTGTATGTAACGGACATACAGGTGAAATTACAGGTCTGACTCGTGCGGAAAGAAAGAGAGTTGTTGAAATCTGTGCAGAGGAATGCGGAGATGTTATGACAATTATCTCTGGTGTTAACTGTGAGAATACACAGGAGTCCATTGAGATGGCAGCAGAAGCAAAAGAAGCAGGTGCAGATGGAATCTTGCTGATGCCTCCCCATATGTGGCTGAGATTCGGTATGAATCCAGATGCTCCGTTCCAGTACATTAAGGACGTGGCGGAGGGTGCAGATATTGATATTATCATCCACCTTTATCCTGCAACATCAAAAGCGTTCTATCCTGTAGAAACTCTGATTAAGATGTGCAAAGAGATTGACCATGTAAAATGCATTAAGATGGGTACTCGTGTAACTTCAATCTATGAGCATGATGTACGCCTTCTTCGTCAGGAATGCCCGGATATTTCCTTGATTACCTGCCATGATGAGACGTTATGTGTATCTTGGTTCCCGGGTATGGATGGAGCGTTGATTGGTTTTGCGGGCTGTGTTCCGGAACTGATCTGCCCGGCAAGAGAAGTATTTGCAAACCCTGACAAGCATACACTGAAAGAGGCTCAGGACTGGTCTGACCGTATCTACCACATTTCTCAGGCAATCTACGGCGGCGGACAGCCATCTGGCGAGGCTCATGCCCGCTTGAAAGAGGCTCTTTATCAGAGGGGAATCTTCAGCAATGCTCTTATGAGAAAGCCAGTGCTTCCATTGAATCGGGAAGAAAAAGACTGGGTAGCACTTGGCCTTGAGCGCAGTCAGTTGCCGAAGGTTGATATGGATCAATATAAATAG
- a CDS encoding Nramp family divalent metal transporter codes for MGEKKEVYGEDIKRLPLKDLVKRIGPGLIATGIVIGPGAVTTSAMLGANYGYQLIWLIIPIIFMGITFMMTTNRLAIVTGLPTIHAIRKYYGPVAAGVVGVAVFLACLFFTMGNISGTGAGMNLIFGINWKIGSAIMIAIVLYCYFANNVYSKVEKIITLCIVVMILAFYITLIGVGGPDAGELGKGLVGFKIPEGSLTTALAFISTNAAVTAGIYATYLGKEKKWNKADLFNGVMFTDALVHVISVVMISGAIILVGAIVLHQQGLVITAPAQLAEMLVPIMGTGAKYIMGCALVGAGFSSLLANTQRGMVLLGAGFDKEVGLETKFIRIGCLICLIFAMIVCYCYGGSPTQLILMANVATSIATPVGGLFMLLLIWRKDLNEGYKAPTALRICMTISYVFVLIMTVSAIRSYIPKIAALFA; via the coding sequence ATGGGTGAAAAAAAAGAAGTTTATGGAGAAGATATCAAGCGCCTTCCTCTTAAGGATCTTGTGAAAAGGATTGGCCCGGGATTAATTGCAACTGGAATTGTTATTGGTCCAGGAGCAGTTACTACATCGGCTATGCTTGGAGCGAACTATGGATATCAGTTAATTTGGCTGATCATTCCGATTATTTTCATGGGGATTACTTTTATGATGACTACGAATCGACTTGCCATCGTGACGGGACTTCCGACGATTCATGCCATTCGCAAGTATTATGGCCCTGTTGCGGCAGGTGTTGTAGGCGTCGCGGTCTTTCTTGCCTGCTTGTTTTTTACTATGGGGAATATCTCCGGTACTGGCGCAGGAATGAACCTGATATTTGGTATTAACTGGAAGATCGGTTCTGCAATTATGATTGCGATTGTGCTATATTGCTATTTCGCGAATAATGTATATTCCAAGGTAGAGAAGATTATAACATTGTGTATTGTTGTAATGATTCTTGCGTTTTATATTACTTTAATTGGTGTCGGCGGACCGGATGCCGGAGAACTTGGCAAAGGACTTGTTGGATTCAAGATTCCGGAAGGATCATTGACCACAGCATTGGCGTTTATCTCTACAAATGCGGCTGTTACGGCGGGAATCTATGCGACATATCTTGGGAAAGAGAAGAAATGGAACAAAGCAGATTTGTTTAACGGCGTTATGTTTACCGATGCATTGGTGCATGTAATCAGCGTTGTAATGATCTCAGGAGCAATTATTCTTGTGGGAGCGATTGTGCTTCATCAGCAGGGACTGGTAATTACTGCACCGGCCCAGTTAGCAGAGATGCTTGTGCCAATTATGGGAACGGGCGCAAAATATATAATGGGCTGTGCCCTTGTTGGTGCTGGATTTTCTTCTTTGCTTGCGAACACGCAACGAGGAATGGTATTGCTGGGAGCGGGATTTGACAAGGAAGTAGGTCTTGAAACGAAGTTTATCAGGATAGGCTGCCTGATATGTCTAATATTCGCAATGATTGTATGTTATTGCTATGGTGGTTCGCCAACACAGCTAATTCTTATGGCGAATGTAGCCACATCTATTGCAACACCGGTTGGGGGATTGTTCATGCTTCTTCTAATCTGGAGAAAGGATTTGAATGAAGGGTATAAAGCACCGACGGCGCTTCGAATATGCATGACTATTAGTTACGTGTTTGTTCTGATTATGACGGTATCGGCGATTCGGTCTTATATTCCGAAGATAGCAGCATTGTTTGCATGA
- a CDS encoding extracellular solute-binding protein, translated as MKKWKRVAAFGLAVLMVMSAVACGSKEEKNKKEGGSKSNGTTITFWNSFTGADGDMLVKMVDKFNKENKDGITVDMDISADFDSQLSTAFAAGEGPTMMLSSSAYRFTYGDYLQDVSDVFDKTDLNKDDFIQSYLDYCSDEDSLYFVPFQVVGYYMYWNKDLFEAAGLDPDTPPATWDEWQEYAEKITDESKNIYGSGISYDYAYQIAHIMQRFGGLAVTENNGDWKANFTGNEGYKKFLNMYKTMVNNNDNPVEADTDSMISAGQIGMSVGGPWVTAGLDTADVNYGIGLIPEGDAGDMNSVEVIGFAITTAASEEEKEAAYKFIEWWNTENEEGSSPALEWSLTNGFPAYTYSVQEKDEYKDNKKLSVMSSANPEAPTDFIVDSNFPGINAVLTDVIPEMINSIAFGNASIDEVLEKAQTSADKIVETYNK; from the coding sequence ATGAAAAAGTGGAAAAGAGTAGCTGCATTTGGATTAGCTGTACTGATGGTAATGTCAGCAGTGGCATGTGGTTCAAAAGAGGAAAAAAATAAGAAGGAGGGAGGTAGTAAATCTAACGGTACAACCATAACGTTCTGGAATAGTTTTACTGGGGCAGACGGTGATATGCTCGTAAAAATGGTTGATAAATTTAATAAAGAGAATAAGGATGGTATTACTGTTGATATGGATATTTCAGCTGATTTTGACAGCCAGTTGTCAACGGCATTTGCAGCTGGAGAAGGGCCGACAATGATGCTAAGTTCAAGCGCATATCGTTTTACATATGGCGATTATCTTCAGGATGTGAGTGATGTGTTTGATAAGACGGATCTGAACAAGGATGATTTTATTCAGTCATATTTGGATTACTGTTCAGATGAAGACTCTTTATATTTTGTACCATTCCAGGTAGTTGGGTATTATATGTATTGGAATAAGGATCTGTTTGAAGCAGCCGGACTTGATCCGGATACGCCGCCAGCTACATGGGATGAGTGGCAGGAGTATGCGGAAAAAATAACGGATGAGAGCAAGAATATTTACGGTTCAGGAATTTCTTATGATTATGCATATCAGATCGCTCATATTATGCAAAGGTTTGGTGGACTTGCAGTTACGGAAAATAACGGAGACTGGAAAGCGAATTTTACGGGCAATGAGGGATATAAAAAGTTCCTGAACATGTATAAAACCATGGTAAATAATAATGACAATCCAGTTGAAGCAGATACTGATTCTATGATAAGTGCCGGTCAGATCGGTATGTCTGTTGGAGGACCATGGGTTACGGCAGGTCTTGATACCGCGGACGTGAATTATGGTATTGGGCTTATACCTGAAGGAGATGCTGGCGACATGAACTCAGTTGAAGTGATTGGTTTTGCAATCACAACGGCGGCCAGTGAGGAAGAGAAGGAAGCAGCTTATAAGTTCATTGAGTGGTGGAACACAGAGAACGAGGAGGGAAGCAGCCCGGCATTAGAATGGTCTCTTACTAACGGATTCCCGGCGTATACTTATTCAGTGCAGGAAAAAGACGAATATAAAGACAATAAAAAATTAAGTGTTATGTCTTCTGCAAATCCGGAAGCACCGACAGATTTTATTGTTGATTCGAATTTTCCTGGAATTAATGCAGTGCTTACAGATGTGATTCCGGAAATGATAAATTCAATTGCATTTGGTAATGCATCTATTGATGAAGTACTGGAGAAGGCACAAACTTCGGCGGATAAGATCGTGGAAACTTATAATAAATAG
- a CDS encoding sugar ABC transporter permease encodes MEKMIKYWNKPSRCAYVFVAPSIILLVLFNVIPLAMAFGLSFFDVPITMNTAEFIGWGNFVEAFHDARFLNSLKITAIFTGLEVPVQVLGALIIAALISKNNKRNKLFRAVYFLPVICSATVIGIMWRMILHSNIGFITAILQSMGLGKINFMNTPGLTLFVVSFISIWRSFGISAIIYVTAIQQVSPSLYEAAEMDGAGKVRQFMHITVPSIRPTFWYILMTRFAGALQIFDIIYVTTNGGPNYTTESTVSYIYSRAFSSNSSMGYASSMSVILFVIIMVITVIMYRKMNKEE; translated from the coding sequence ATGGAAAAAATGATAAAGTATTGGAACAAACCCTCCAGATGTGCATATGTTTTTGTTGCTCCCTCTATTATTTTATTGGTGTTATTTAATGTGATTCCGCTTGCTATGGCTTTTGGGCTAAGCTTTTTTGATGTACCGATTACAATGAATACGGCAGAGTTTATAGGGTGGGGAAATTTTGTAGAAGCATTTCACGATGCCCGGTTTCTCAATAGCTTGAAAATAACTGCAATATTTACGGGACTGGAAGTGCCTGTTCAGGTTTTGGGAGCATTGATCATTGCTGCGCTGATTAGTAAAAATAATAAAAGAAATAAGCTTTTCCGGGCAGTGTATTTCTTACCAGTTATATGCTCCGCAACTGTCATTGGTATTATGTGGAGAATGATTTTACATTCAAATATTGGTTTTATTACGGCAATATTGCAGTCTATGGGTCTGGGTAAGATCAATTTTATGAATACACCTGGATTGACATTGTTTGTTGTTTCATTCATATCAATTTGGCGCAGCTTCGGGATTTCTGCAATCATTTATGTGACTGCAATTCAACAAGTATCACCTTCGTTATATGAGGCGGCCGAGATGGACGGTGCAGGAAAGGTCAGACAGTTTATGCATATCACAGTGCCGTCAATACGCCCTACATTTTGGTACATTTTGATGACAAGGTTTGCTGGGGCTTTGCAGATTTTTGATATTATTTATGTAACAACCAATGGTGGACCGAATTATACGACGGAGTCGACAGTCAGTTATATTTACTCAAGGGCATTTTCTTCTAATTCAAGCATGGGATACGCATCATCAATGTCAGTGATTTTGTTTGTGATTATCATGGTAATCACTGTGATAATGTACCGTAAAATGAATAAGGAGGAATAA
- a CDS encoding carbohydrate ABC transporter permease — protein MKRKKTIKIKNIMIKIPVFLVLVILALLVLVPVLWMTLSAFKPEKEIISWPPTFIPNLFTFQNFSDVQARINILQYVLNSVIYAGGTTALAIIVNCMAGYAYAFYDFKGKTGMFLMTLATMMVPFQVIMVPLFLVVYKMGMYDSYWGLIIPRVAVAGSIFMMRAAFTGIPKEMAEAARIDGLSEYGIFWKIMMPQVKPAVITLIILSVNGSWNDLLWPMIVTSSTKMRTLANGLALFIGQNTIEYGAAFAGALISLLPMFILYIFGQKYFVEGMSSGGLKG, from the coding sequence ATGAAAAGGAAGAAGACCATAAAAATAAAAAATATAATGATTAAAATACCGGTTTTTCTTGTGCTGGTTATTCTGGCACTATTAGTTTTAGTACCAGTATTATGGATGACATTAAGTGCCTTCAAGCCTGAAAAGGAAATTATTTCCTGGCCGCCGACATTTATTCCGAATTTATTTACATTCCAAAATTTTTCAGATGTGCAGGCCAGAATTAATATATTGCAGTATGTCTTGAATTCAGTCATATATGCAGGGGGAACAACTGCTCTTGCCATCATTGTAAATTGTATGGCTGGCTATGCGTATGCATTTTACGATTTCAAGGGAAAAACAGGAATGTTTCTGATGACGCTGGCGACAATGATGGTTCCATTCCAAGTCATTATGGTACCGTTATTTTTAGTCGTTTATAAGATGGGAATGTATGATTCATACTGGGGCCTGATTATACCACGCGTAGCTGTTGCGGGATCTATCTTCATGATGCGGGCTGCATTTACGGGAATTCCGAAAGAAATGGCAGAAGCTGCCCGGATTGATGGACTTTCCGAGTATGGGATTTTCTGGAAAATTATGATGCCTCAGGTTAAGCCGGCAGTCATTACATTGATTATTCTAAGTGTTAATGGCTCATGGAACGATTTGCTATGGCCGATGATTGTGACAAGTAGTACGAAAATGCGTACACTGGCAAACGGGTTGGCTTTATTCATCGGACAGAATACGATTGAGTATGGCGCAGCATTTGCTGGGGCACTGATTTCATTACTTCCTATGTTTATCTTATACATATTTGGACAAAAATATTTTGTCGAAGGTATGAGCAGCGGCGGACTAAAAGGCTAA
- a CDS encoding alpha-N-arabinofuranosidase, with protein MEKAKIVCSKSFIIGEIDPRLYGSFLEHMGRVIYTGIYEPGNENSDEEGFRKDVLQKVKEMQVTSVRYPGGNFVSTYHWEDGVGPKEGRPHKLELAWKSIETNEFGTNEFMSWAKKAGVQPIFTVNLGTRGIEEAAHYIEYCNFPAGTKYSEMRRSHGVEEPYGIKMWCLGNEMDGKWQIGHKTAEEYGKLAAEAGKVMKLIDPEIELIICGSSLSSMPTYPQWDMEVLDHVYEVADYLALHQYYAGQEKGTKTFLAQTLDMEEYIKTIRSAAQIVKQKKHSKKDMKFSVDEWGVWAVPSDAVNEEIAQEPWKVAPAISEQVYTMEDALLFAGMQMVILRNADVIKIACQSLLTNVSACIMTEANGGLWLQTIYYPFYYFANYARGVVLDSALYGPVYDCDEYSKVPYLDSITVWNEEMNELAIFMINRSEDEGLDVEIQMPDFKIKGVRECICLTAEDRKMTNRIGHNDVIPQNNDDVVLKTDLCITRLKPLSFNVLRLEV; from the coding sequence ATGGAAAAAGCAAAAATTGTATGCAGCAAAAGTTTTATAATTGGTGAAATAGATCCACGTCTTTATGGTTCATTTCTGGAACATATGGGAAGAGTTATTTATACGGGTATATATGAGCCTGGAAATGAGAACTCAGATGAAGAAGGATTCCGCAAAGATGTGCTTCAAAAAGTAAAAGAGATGCAGGTGACAAGTGTCCGGTATCCGGGAGGTAATTTTGTCTCTACATATCATTGGGAAGACGGAGTTGGACCAAAAGAAGGCCGGCCTCACAAATTAGAGCTTGCCTGGAAATCGATTGAAACAAATGAATTTGGCACCAATGAATTTATGAGTTGGGCAAAGAAGGCAGGCGTACAGCCGATATTTACCGTAAACCTTGGAACCCGTGGAATTGAAGAGGCGGCACATTACATAGAGTATTGCAATTTTCCTGCCGGTACAAAATACAGTGAAATGCGAAGGAGTCATGGCGTAGAGGAACCGTATGGAATTAAAATGTGGTGTCTGGGAAATGAAATGGATGGAAAGTGGCAGATCGGTCATAAAACTGCAGAGGAATATGGAAAACTGGCGGCAGAGGCAGGAAAAGTCATGAAGCTTATAGATCCAGAAATAGAACTGATTATCTGCGGAAGTTCGTTATCCAGTATGCCTACATACCCTCAATGGGACATGGAGGTGCTGGACCATGTGTATGAAGTTGCAGATTATCTCGCTCTTCACCAGTATTATGCCGGCCAGGAAAAAGGAACGAAAACATTTCTTGCGCAGACATTAGATATGGAAGAATATATAAAAACAATACGTTCTGCGGCTCAGATTGTAAAACAGAAAAAACATTCTAAAAAAGACATGAAATTCAGTGTAGATGAATGGGGAGTCTGGGCTGTTCCAAGTGATGCTGTAAATGAGGAAATAGCCCAGGAGCCATGGAAGGTTGCGCCGGCAATCAGTGAACAGGTTTATACAATGGAAGATGCACTACTTTTTGCCGGAATGCAGATGGTAATTCTGAGAAATGCAGATGTCATTAAGATAGCATGCCAATCCTTGTTAACAAATGTGAGTGCCTGTATCATGACAGAAGCAAATGGAGGGCTATGGCTTCAGACGATATATTATCCATTCTATTATTTCGCAAATTATGCCCGGGGCGTTGTGCTGGATAGTGCATTGTATGGACCTGTATATGATTGCGACGAGTATTCGAAGGTTCCATATCTTGATAGTATTACAGTATGGAACGAAGAAATGAATGAGCTTGCAATCTTTATGATAAATCGAAGCGAGGATGAGGGTTTGGATGTAGAAATCCAAATGCCTGACTTTAAGATAAAAGGAGTCAGGGAATGTATATGCTTAACAGCCGAAGACAGAAAAATGACGAATCGGATCGGGCATAATGATGTGATTCCACAAAACAATGATGATGTAGTCTTGAAAACGGACCTGTGCATTACACGATTGAAACCACTATCTTTTAATGTATTGCGACTAGAAGTATAA